One region of Sulfuriroseicoccus oceanibius genomic DNA includes:
- a CDS encoding DsrE/DsrF/DrsH-like family protein, with amino-acid sequence MSDEPIKKVSIIVSKGSLDGIYPGLIMANGARMEGIEANLFFTFFGLYGVLKKYMNDIKIATVGNPAMRVPDAKGMPLPTWMGALPGMSAFATHMMSKEMDKLDIPPIGEFIEMISDAGCGIYACRATVDMFHLTEDDFCPQMDRVLTVGEFYELSAGSQIIFT; translated from the coding sequence ATGAGTGACGAACCAATCAAAAAGGTCTCCATCATCGTCTCCAAAGGCTCACTCGACGGGATCTACCCCGGTCTGATCATGGCCAACGGAGCACGGATGGAAGGGATCGAAGCCAACTTGTTCTTCACTTTCTTCGGCCTCTACGGAGTGCTGAAAAAGTACATGAACGACATCAAGATCGCCACCGTCGGCAACCCGGCCATGCGCGTTCCAGACGCCAAAGGCATGCCGCTGCCTACATGGATGGGCGCTCTGCCCGGCATGTCCGCCTTTGCCACCCACATGATGAGCAAGGAGATGGACAAACTCGACATCCCACCCATCGGCGAGTTCATCGAAATGATCTCAGACGCAGGCTGCGGCATCTACGCCTGCCGCGCCACCGTCGATATGTTCCACCTCACTGAAGACGACTTCTGCCCGCAGATGGATCGAGTGCTCACCGTTGGTGAGTTCTACGAGCTCTCCGCCGGATCGCAAATCATCTTCACCTGA
- a CDS encoding TusE/DsrC/DsvC family sulfur relay protein — MPDKTINGVTVSTDDDGFLQDHSPWNKDMAATIAEEEGITLTDAHWKVLDYILADFAEKGAVPGMRRLNKVGGIPTKELYSLFPGGPIKKAAKIAGLPKPASCV; from the coding sequence ATGCCTGATAAAACAATCAACGGAGTAACCGTCAGCACCGACGACGATGGGTTCCTGCAGGACCACTCCCCATGGAACAAAGACATGGCGGCCACCATCGCCGAAGAAGAAGGAATCACCCTCACCGACGCCCACTGGAAGGTACTCGACTACATCCTCGCCGACTTCGCCGAGAAGGGCGCCGTCCCGGGAATGCGCCGCCTGAATAAAGTCGGAGGCATCCCAACCAAGGAGCTCTATTCGCTCTTCCCCGGCGGGCCGATCAAAAAGGCCGCGAAGATCGCCGGCCTCCCTAAACCCGCAAGCTGCGTCTAA
- the sqr gene encoding type III sulfide quinone reductase, selenoprotein subtype produces MKNLLILGAGTAGTIMANHLRKKMNRSEWKITIVDKEGDHYYQPGFLFMPFRIYSEADVVKPKRKFVGGGVDYLEADVDRIEADANQVHLKNGNTLAYDVLIVATGTTPVPEETEGMTGPDWRKRVHEFYTFEGAKALANTLDDWQGGRLVMHICEMPIKCPVAPLEFVFLADSWLRERGLRDKTELVYATPLSGAFTKPVASKILSGLLEEKQIEVVNDFNISHVDNEDHKIVSWDEREVPYDLLVTVPTNMGDPMIERSGLGDELNFVPTDKHTLQSKAHENIFVIGDATDAPTSKAGSVAHFEAEVLTENILAFTQGKPLPEKFDGHANCFIESGNEKAFLLDFNYELEPVPGKFPVPGIGPMSLLGESKLNHMGKMAFRWIYWNVLLPGHPIPMVGHRMTLSGKKLPEGVKAPQPLV; encoded by the coding sequence ATGAAAAACCTACTGATACTGGGAGCTGGAACCGCAGGCACCATCATGGCCAACCATCTCCGCAAGAAGATGAACCGGTCCGAATGGAAGATCACCATTGTTGATAAAGAGGGCGATCATTACTACCAGCCAGGTTTTCTGTTCATGCCCTTCCGCATCTACTCCGAGGCGGATGTAGTGAAGCCCAAACGCAAGTTTGTTGGTGGAGGAGTCGATTACCTTGAGGCGGATGTCGACCGCATCGAAGCGGATGCCAATCAGGTTCATCTGAAAAACGGTAACACCCTCGCCTATGATGTCCTCATCGTTGCCACCGGCACCACACCGGTGCCAGAGGAAACCGAGGGCATGACGGGGCCCGACTGGCGCAAGCGGGTACATGAATTCTACACGTTCGAGGGCGCCAAAGCTCTCGCCAACACACTGGACGACTGGCAGGGCGGCCGCCTCGTGATGCACATCTGCGAGATGCCGATCAAATGCCCCGTCGCCCCTCTCGAATTCGTTTTCCTCGCCGACAGTTGGCTCCGCGAACGCGGCCTGCGTGACAAAACCGAACTCGTCTACGCCACCCCGCTTTCCGGCGCATTCACAAAACCCGTCGCCTCGAAAATCCTCTCCGGCCTGCTGGAAGAAAAACAAATCGAGGTGGTCAACGACTTCAACATCAGCCACGTCGACAACGAGGACCACAAGATCGTCTCGTGGGACGAACGGGAGGTCCCTTACGACTTGCTCGTCACGGTTCCTACCAACATGGGCGACCCCATGATCGAACGCTCGGGACTCGGAGACGAACTTAACTTCGTCCCCACCGACAAACACACGCTTCAGTCGAAAGCCCACGAGAACATCTTCGTCATCGGCGACGCCACCGACGCCCCAACCTCGAAAGCCGGCTCGGTCGCTCACTTCGAAGCCGAAGTCCTGACCGAAAACATCCTCGCCTTCACCCAGGGCAAGCCGTTGCCAGAAAAGTTCGACGGCCACGCCAACTGCTTCATCGAATCCGGTAACGAGAAGGCATTCCTCCTCGACTTCAATTACGAACTCGAGCCAGTGCCCGGCAAGTTCCCCGTCCCTGGCATCGGCCCGATGTCTCTACTCGGCGAATCCAAACTCAACCACATGGGCAAGATGGCCTTCCGCTGGATCTACTGGAACGTCCTGCTCCCCGGCCACCCCATTCCCATGGTCGGCCACCGCATGACCCTCAGCGGCAAGAAACTCCCCGAAGGAGTCAAAGCCCCACAACCTTTGGTTTAA
- a CDS encoding ArsR/SmtB family transcription factor, protein MTQDQLEDIKQQFGNNQAVCEQVVGLFHILSSKVRFRTVCMLMYGEASVQEIAEVVTEGKMTNISQQLRVLRLAGVVQQRRLKKQVLYSLADPKIAHTIEYLRGEYMTSCNQPQ, encoded by the coding sequence ATGACGCAAGATCAATTAGAAGACATCAAGCAACAATTTGGAAATAACCAGGCCGTTTGTGAGCAAGTGGTCGGGCTGTTTCACATCTTGTCGAGCAAGGTTCGGTTCCGAACGGTCTGCATGCTGATGTACGGGGAAGCGAGCGTCCAGGAGATCGCCGAGGTGGTCACTGAAGGCAAGATGACCAACATCTCACAACAACTGCGCGTCCTGCGCCTGGCCGGAGTGGTCCAACAAAGACGCCTCAAGAAACAAGTCCTCTACTCACTGGCTGATCCCAAGATCGCCCACACCATCGAATACCTGCGTGGCGAATACATGACCAGTTGCAACCAACCACAATAA
- a CDS encoding OmpP1/FadL family transporter, translated as MNYKSVGSALTVMGLGLVTQAYATNGVNLIGIGPVSRAQGGTGVAAPQDAVSAVFSNPAAMCISESCSSPQVDLSLTTFMPSTSAKMSMGPMTFEGDSDSELYYIPALGVSLPVGGESTRWRAGMAIYGISGLGVDYEDTAISSVIPFDFTELQIMKMAPSVAYSVTPDLSIGASVHVNYASLEIGSSTLPTGKNDASDWAMGVQLGATWTVTPSVTLGVTYITEQENSYSDIMPEFGMMGPTGALTDFDLSLPQQVGVGVAWTGLEDRLTLSTDGRWVNWADADGYSDFGWEDQWTVGVGAQYEVIDNKLTVRAGYNYGKNPLRTQSFNQDVMSIIGFPAIVEHHLGLGLGYQINKDFVVNIAWVHAFENTMSSATPDGMASIESSLSEDTIDVGLTWRF; from the coding sequence ATGAATTATAAATCAGTCGGCAGCGCCCTCACCGTGATGGGGCTTGGCCTTGTAACCCAGGCGTACGCCACCAATGGCGTGAATTTGATCGGGATCGGACCAGTGTCCCGCGCTCAAGGTGGAACGGGGGTAGCTGCACCGCAGGATGCGGTGAGTGCGGTGTTCTCCAACCCGGCTGCGATGTGTATCAGCGAATCCTGCAGTTCGCCTCAAGTGGACTTGTCGTTGACCACGTTCATGCCATCGACCAGTGCCAAGATGAGCATGGGACCGATGACTTTTGAAGGGGACAGCGATAGTGAGTTGTACTATATTCCTGCGCTTGGGGTTTCGTTACCGGTTGGAGGTGAGAGCACACGCTGGCGTGCGGGGATGGCGATTTATGGAATTTCCGGCTTGGGTGTGGACTACGAGGACACCGCAATTTCGTCGGTGATTCCTTTTGATTTCACCGAGTTGCAGATCATGAAGATGGCGCCATCGGTGGCCTACTCCGTGACACCGGATCTTTCGATTGGTGCGTCGGTGCACGTGAACTACGCGAGCTTGGAGATTGGCTCGTCGACCTTGCCTACTGGCAAGAACGATGCGTCGGACTGGGCGATGGGCGTCCAGTTGGGGGCGACCTGGACGGTGACTCCTTCTGTGACTTTGGGTGTGACTTACATTACCGAGCAGGAGAACTCATATAGCGATATCATGCCTGAGTTTGGCATGATGGGGCCGACCGGTGCGTTGACCGATTTCGATCTGTCGCTGCCGCAGCAGGTGGGTGTTGGTGTTGCCTGGACCGGGCTTGAAGATCGACTGACTTTGTCGACTGACGGACGCTGGGTCAATTGGGCTGACGCCGATGGCTATAGCGACTTCGGCTGGGAGGACCAGTGGACAGTTGGTGTTGGTGCCCAGTACGAGGTGATCGACAATAAGTTGACCGTTCGTGCTGGTTACAACTACGGCAAGAACCCGCTGCGTACGCAGTCGTTCAACCAGGATGTGATGAGCATCATTGGTTTCCCTGCGATTGTGGAGCATCACCTGGGCCTTGGTCTTGGGTATCAGATCAACAAAGATTTTGTGGTGAACATCGCGTGGGTGCACGCGTTTGAGAACACAATGAGCTCCGCCACGCCGGACGGCATGGCGAGCATTGAGTCTTCCCTCTCGGAGGACACGATTGATGTGGGATTGACCTGGCGTTTCTAA
- a CDS encoding peroxiredoxin family protein translates to MKEKICTLVVLLCAFWLVGCANTGGGGTPEGGDVVGPDYRNSRAEVVVLSFFDMYCPVCQRSADEVNELYGMARKQGGRIAFYAIGKNNTPMEADTYRKRFNVPFPVVADRQLTVASRFGSFKAPMVIALRRQGGDWKEFYRANPHETKVDEMYARIQP, encoded by the coding sequence ATGAAAGAGAAGATCTGCACGTTGGTGGTTTTGCTGTGTGCTTTTTGGCTTGTGGGGTGTGCGAATACGGGTGGTGGTGGCACTCCTGAGGGCGGAGATGTCGTGGGGCCGGATTATAGAAACTCGCGCGCTGAGGTCGTGGTTCTGAGCTTCTTCGACATGTATTGTCCGGTCTGCCAGCGCAGTGCTGATGAGGTGAACGAGCTGTATGGAATGGCGCGCAAGCAGGGTGGGCGGATTGCGTTTTACGCAATTGGGAAGAACAACACGCCGATGGAGGCGGATACGTACCGCAAGCGGTTCAATGTACCGTTTCCCGTGGTGGCGGATCGGCAATTGACCGTGGCGTCGCGGTTTGGGTCGTTTAAAGCGCCGATGGTGATTGCTCTCAGGCGTCAGGGTGGGGATTGGAAAGAGTTCTACCGAGCCAATCCCCACGAGACAAAGGTCGATGAAATGTACGCTCGTATCCAGCCATGA
- a CDS encoding redoxin domain-containing protein, whose protein sequence is MKRQVTPKCRLGGRRALWAASAAVMLLGSCATSPVAPEAQAVPEESLFEPGKLKPVDSVLKVKVGERVPDFTLPTVSGTRVSLSQFRGKKNVVIAFVPAAFTPVCSAQYPGYNIALDLFERHDAVLLGMTTDNLPSLHAWETAMGGLDFELLSDFWPHGKVTSEYGVLRSDGTCERALMVIDKQGVLRYVDVHDINKRPPLEDLAAALADLKG, encoded by the coding sequence ATGAAGAGACAAGTGACTCCGAAATGTAGATTGGGGGGCAGGCGTGCGCTGTGGGCGGCGTCTGCAGCGGTGATGCTATTGGGAAGCTGCGCTACGAGTCCGGTCGCGCCAGAAGCGCAGGCAGTTCCTGAGGAATCTCTTTTTGAGCCGGGGAAGCTCAAGCCGGTGGACAGCGTGCTCAAAGTGAAGGTGGGTGAGCGGGTGCCTGATTTCACGTTGCCGACGGTGTCGGGCACCAGGGTTTCGTTGTCGCAGTTCCGGGGGAAGAAGAATGTGGTGATTGCCTTCGTGCCGGCGGCTTTTACTCCGGTGTGCTCTGCCCAGTATCCAGGGTACAACATTGCACTGGATTTGTTTGAGCGGCACGATGCCGTGTTGTTGGGGATGACGACTGACAACCTGCCGTCATTGCACGCCTGGGAGACGGCGATGGGCGGGCTGGACTTCGAGTTGCTCTCTGATTTTTGGCCGCATGGCAAGGTGACTTCCGAGTATGGCGTGTTGCGCAGCGACGGCACCTGTGAGCGGGCGTTGATGGTGATCGATAAGCAGGGTGTGCTCCGCTACGTCGATGTGCATGACATCAACAAGCGCCCGCCGCTGGAGGACTTGGCGGCGGCGTTGGCGGATTTGAAAGGGTGA
- a CDS encoding protein-L-isoaspartate(D-aspartate) O-methyltransferase, with protein sequence MSTRSHAMVREQLVPRGIMDPRVLAAMEAVPREEFVPEERRPDAYADGPLPIGHGQTISQPYIVAAMVQALRVGAEATVLDVGTGCGYLAAVLAQWVEKVCSIDCVPELVKAASDRLERLGVTNVECRVGDGSKGWPDPMLFDGIVVSCATPEVPPALIDQLGMDRRLVLPTGKPNGPQVLEVYRREAGGLVPVGEPIPVRFVPMV encoded by the coding sequence ATGAGTACCAGGAGTCATGCCATGGTGAGGGAGCAGTTGGTGCCGCGGGGGATTATGGATCCCCGGGTGCTGGCGGCGATGGAGGCGGTGCCGCGTGAGGAGTTTGTGCCTGAGGAGCGGCGACCCGATGCGTATGCGGACGGGCCGTTGCCGATTGGGCATGGGCAGACCATTTCCCAGCCCTACATTGTGGCGGCGATGGTGCAGGCGCTGCGGGTGGGGGCTGAGGCGACGGTGTTGGATGTGGGGACGGGGTGCGGCTATTTGGCTGCCGTGTTGGCTCAGTGGGTGGAGAAAGTGTGTTCGATTGATTGTGTGCCAGAGCTGGTGAAAGCGGCCTCTGATCGTCTCGAGCGGCTGGGGGTTACCAATGTGGAATGTCGGGTGGGTGATGGCAGTAAAGGGTGGCCGGATCCGATGCTCTTCGATGGGATTGTGGTGTCGTGCGCGACGCCGGAGGTGCCACCGGCGCTGATTGACCAGCTGGGGATGGATCGTCGATTGGTGTTGCCGACCGGGAAGCCCAATGGTCCGCAGGTGTTGGAGGTTTACCGGCGTGAGGCGGGCGGGTTGGTGCCGGTCGGTGAGCCGATCCCTGTGCGCTTTGTACCGATGGTCTAG
- the ribD gene encoding bifunctional diaminohydroxyphosphoribosylaminopyrimidine deaminase/5-amino-6-(5-phosphoribosylamino)uracil reductase RibD: MISDALWMEEALIEARKGIGLTAPNPAVGAVIVKDGEVIGRGWHRAAGQPHAEREALADARERHGEDAIRGATAYVTLEPCSTTGRTPPCCDGLIEAGIFRVVWGATDPNPAHVGAAEKILNDAGVETSHGMMADECEEVIRGFASVQTRNRPWVIAKSAMSIDGRITRPAGEGQWLTSPESLSRVQQIRSQVDAIVTSGATLRADNPALTLRVAHPHGEKAPLWRVVFSRGGGLPAEAQVFTDAQRERTLVVMVGAPEGAVVEARALVGNERVAVVESIVGGLEWLCQWGIQTVMVEAGGRMLGEWIDRQLVDEFVGFVAPMLCGGGAVGVAGVGVPSVTMSPRLSGFTSERIGNDVMVRGVARYPASEVVASGVRRMPCVFFDRDGVVNDPRDHYYVTRWSEFHFMEGIIDVIAKVKAAGCLAILVTSQRGVGKGRMSEADLAEIHQQMQEELERQGAAFDGIYSYTGLAPDGPGAKPRPDMIYDALADHPIDLTLSVIIGDADRDIEMGRNAGIRTIRLVGEKAVGVEADATVQRPGELLAVLREMGFVM, encoded by the coding sequence GTGATTAGCGACGCATTATGGATGGAAGAAGCCTTGATCGAGGCACGCAAGGGGATCGGCCTGACCGCGCCGAACCCAGCGGTCGGGGCGGTGATCGTCAAGGACGGTGAAGTGATCGGCCGTGGGTGGCACCGTGCCGCCGGTCAGCCTCATGCCGAACGCGAAGCGCTCGCCGACGCGCGTGAGCGTCATGGAGAGGATGCGATTCGTGGTGCCACCGCGTATGTCACGTTGGAGCCGTGTTCGACCACTGGACGTACGCCGCCATGTTGCGATGGCTTGATTGAAGCGGGAATTTTCCGTGTGGTTTGGGGCGCGACCGACCCGAACCCAGCCCATGTGGGGGCGGCGGAGAAGATTTTGAACGATGCCGGGGTGGAAACCTCGCATGGGATGATGGCCGACGAATGCGAGGAGGTGATCCGAGGTTTCGCGTCTGTCCAAACCCGTAACCGCCCGTGGGTGATCGCCAAGTCTGCGATGTCAATCGACGGCCGGATCACGCGTCCTGCCGGTGAGGGGCAATGGCTGACGTCTCCGGAATCGCTGAGTCGGGTGCAGCAGATCCGCTCGCAGGTGGATGCGATTGTGACCAGCGGAGCGACCTTGCGTGCCGACAATCCGGCACTGACGCTGCGCGTGGCACATCCGCACGGTGAGAAAGCTCCCTTGTGGCGGGTGGTTTTCAGTCGTGGCGGTGGGTTGCCGGCGGAGGCGCAGGTGTTCACCGATGCGCAGCGTGAGCGCACGTTGGTGGTGATGGTTGGCGCGCCCGAGGGGGCGGTGGTCGAGGCACGTGCGTTGGTAGGGAACGAGCGGGTAGCGGTTGTGGAATCGATCGTCGGGGGACTGGAGTGGCTGTGCCAATGGGGGATCCAGACGGTGATGGTGGAAGCCGGTGGGCGGATGTTGGGAGAATGGATCGACCGACAGTTGGTCGATGAGTTTGTCGGGTTTGTGGCGCCGATGCTGTGTGGAGGGGGCGCGGTCGGCGTGGCGGGTGTCGGCGTGCCGAGCGTGACGATGTCGCCACGGCTGAGTGGGTTTACCTCCGAGCGGATTGGGAACGATGTGATGGTGCGTGGAGTGGCGCGTTATCCGGCATCGGAAGTGGTGGCCTCCGGCGTGCGGCGGATGCCTTGTGTGTTTTTTGATCGTGACGGCGTGGTGAACGATCCACGTGATCATTACTATGTGACTCGCTGGTCCGAGTTCCATTTCATGGAGGGCATCATCGATGTGATCGCCAAAGTGAAGGCGGCCGGGTGCCTCGCCATTTTGGTCACCAGCCAGCGAGGTGTGGGCAAGGGGCGGATGAGTGAAGCTGATCTGGCGGAGATCCACCAGCAAATGCAAGAGGAGTTGGAACGCCAGGGAGCCGCGTTTGATGGCATTTACTCGTACACCGGGCTCGCTCCGGATGGGCCGGGTGCCAAACCCCGCCCCGACATGATCTACGATGCGCTGGCGGATCATCCGATTGATCTCACCCTCTCCGTGATCATCGGCGATGCGGACCGCGACATCGAAATGGGCCGCAATGCCGGGATTCGGACCATCCGGTTGGTCGGAGAAAAGGCAGTGGGCGTGGAAGCGGATGCCACCGTGCAGCGGCCGGGCGAGCTGCTCGCCGTGCTGCGGGAGATGGGCTTTGTGATGTAG
- a CDS encoding IS256 family transposase has product MTPRPDKTTTPQLKSILAEQEDFLRPLVQKLMQEMLEEEMNETLQAVKSERSDRRRGYRSGSYQRSLLTRVGRIELRVPQDRDGLFSTEIFDRYQRSEKALVSTLIEMYVQGVSTRKVAQITEELCGHRVSASVVSRLNKTLDEELENFARRKLNHAYPYLILDARYEKVRENGVVRSQAVLIAIGISWDGRREVLATELDQRESGSSWKNFLLQLKQRGLTGVEFCVTDNHAGLRRAISEVLPEALWQRCYVHFLRNALDHLPRKHDDDCCTELRWIYDRRDINEARQDLRAWLAKWGGKYHKLCDWVESEIEETLTFYRLPREHHKHLKSTNMLERLNEEIKRRTHIIRTFPNQAAAQRLIRAVTHQVHEQWIDQHRYLNMDHLKEAQKLSLTSNQTSAA; this is encoded by the coding sequence ATGACCCCACGACCAGATAAGACCACAACGCCGCAGTTGAAAAGTATTCTTGCCGAGCAGGAAGATTTTCTGAGGCCCTTGGTTCAGAAATTGATGCAGGAGATGCTCGAAGAAGAAATGAACGAGACACTCCAGGCGGTAAAATCAGAACGCAGCGACAGACGCCGAGGTTATCGCAGCGGCAGTTATCAACGCAGTCTCCTGACACGGGTAGGAAGGATCGAGCTGCGCGTCCCTCAAGATCGCGACGGACTCTTCAGCACCGAGATCTTCGATCGCTATCAACGCAGCGAGAAGGCTTTGGTAAGCACCCTGATCGAAATGTACGTGCAGGGCGTCTCGACACGTAAAGTCGCGCAGATCACCGAGGAGCTCTGCGGTCACCGGGTCAGCGCCAGTGTGGTAAGCAGGCTGAACAAAACGTTGGACGAAGAGCTTGAGAACTTTGCCCGACGCAAGCTCAACCACGCTTATCCTTACCTCATCCTGGATGCCCGCTACGAAAAGGTTCGAGAGAACGGCGTGGTGCGCAGCCAGGCTGTGTTGATCGCCATTGGCATCAGTTGGGATGGCCGACGGGAGGTCCTTGCTACCGAGCTCGATCAAAGGGAAAGCGGAAGCAGCTGGAAGAACTTCCTACTTCAACTCAAGCAACGCGGACTGACGGGTGTTGAGTTCTGCGTGACTGATAACCATGCCGGCCTGCGACGAGCTATCAGCGAAGTGCTTCCCGAGGCGCTGTGGCAACGCTGCTACGTCCACTTCCTTCGCAACGCTCTTGATCATCTACCTCGCAAGCATGACGACGACTGCTGCACCGAGCTGCGCTGGATCTATGACCGTCGAGACATCAATGAAGCGCGTCAGGATCTGCGGGCATGGTTGGCGAAGTGGGGAGGCAAATACCACAAGCTCTGTGACTGGGTCGAAAGTGAGATCGAAGAAACGCTCACCTTTTATCGACTTCCCAGAGAGCATCACAAGCATCTCAAAAGCACGAATATGCTCGAGCGACTCAATGAGGAGATTAAGCGTCGTACGCACATTATCCGAACCTTCCCCAACCAGGCTGCAGCCCAACGTTTAATCCGGGCTGTCACGCATCAAGTCCATGAGCAGTGGATCGATCAACACCGCTACCTGAACATGGATCACCTCAAAGAAGCCCAAAAGCTCAGCCTTACTTCAAATCAAACGTCCGCAGCCTGA
- a CDS encoding putative 4-mercaptohistidine N1-methyltransferase, with protein MATDYESQRVLNEYLLFHYGSQADVLGDFPVPAEGWGFPVRTAEMALAHGACGRALDLGCSVGRSAFELARGCDEVVGIDCSEVFVDAADLIAREGQVPYDVVVEGEHARSASARVPEGVDPGRVRFERGDAMALRDNLGSFDCVHAANLICRLPDPQRLLKRLPELVVDDGVLVLATPFTWLEEFTPRGKWLGPDGFGALEKLLEPSFELLKAKDEPMLIRETARKYQFTFSKVSVWRRVAG; from the coding sequence ATGGCTACTGATTATGAATCACAGCGGGTACTGAACGAGTACTTGTTGTTTCACTATGGTTCCCAAGCGGATGTGCTTGGGGACTTTCCGGTGCCGGCAGAGGGTTGGGGGTTCCCGGTGCGGACGGCTGAGATGGCGTTGGCACATGGCGCTTGTGGGCGGGCACTGGATTTGGGGTGTTCGGTTGGGCGTTCTGCTTTCGAGCTGGCGCGCGGCTGCGACGAGGTGGTTGGGATTGATTGTTCCGAGGTGTTTGTGGATGCGGCGGACTTGATTGCTCGTGAGGGGCAGGTGCCTTACGACGTGGTGGTCGAGGGGGAGCATGCGCGGTCGGCCTCGGCGAGAGTGCCTGAGGGGGTAGACCCAGGTAGGGTTCGCTTCGAGCGTGGCGACGCGATGGCGTTGCGCGACAATTTGGGCAGCTTCGACTGCGTGCATGCGGCCAACCTGATCTGCAGGTTGCCTGACCCGCAGCGGTTGCTCAAGCGGTTGCCTGAGTTAGTGGTGGACGACGGCGTGCTCGTGTTGGCCACGCCGTTTACGTGGCTTGAGGAGTTCACGCCGCGGGGCAAATGGCTGGGGCCCGATGGCTTCGGTGCGCTTGAAAAGCTGCTCGAGCCGTCCTTCGAGCTGCTGAAGGCGAAGGACGAGCCGATGTTGATCCGCGAAACTGCGAGAAAGTATCAATTCACCTTTTCCAAGGTGAGCGTATGGCGCCGAGTGGCAGGTTGA
- a CDS encoding CPBP family intramembrane glutamic endopeptidase — protein MDPITQTFLIEWLQITIVALALGLGVCAIIRRMRPELSWSNSGNVWTGPIHGGDFVIVSGLFLLFYIGLADAGSVPTDADSGTPEISISHIFSSAVTMLFIAGVTVGAIAIRGTNVNEFYGLNRIKAAKVIAYGLLGAAVAYFLGVVVVQWWNQAVVVPTIGVPKEQSMVTFFKESGSTSARLAVIASACIAAPLAEEFIFRGYIYPVLKRFTEPVFAAIITSVVFAIIHNNLTGIPVLALLSLILVFSYERSGSLWLPISIHAAFNSINIMGMLAD, from the coding sequence ATGGACCCCATCACCCAAACATTTCTCATTGAATGGCTCCAGATCACCATCGTCGCCCTCGCACTGGGCCTCGGAGTCTGCGCCATCATCCGCCGCATGCGCCCCGAGCTCTCCTGGAGCAATAGTGGCAATGTCTGGACCGGCCCGATCCATGGCGGGGATTTCGTGATCGTCTCCGGCCTGTTTTTGCTCTTCTACATCGGGCTGGCAGATGCCGGAAGCGTTCCCACCGACGCCGACTCCGGAACTCCTGAGATTTCCATCAGCCACATCTTTTCGAGCGCGGTGACGATGCTCTTCATCGCCGGGGTGACCGTGGGCGCCATCGCCATCCGTGGCACCAACGTGAATGAGTTCTACGGCCTCAACCGCATCAAGGCGGCGAAGGTCATCGCCTACGGACTACTCGGTGCCGCTGTGGCCTACTTCCTCGGAGTCGTCGTCGTCCAATGGTGGAACCAAGCCGTCGTCGTCCCCACCATCGGCGTTCCCAAGGAACAATCCATGGTCACCTTCTTCAAAGAAAGCGGCTCAACTTCCGCCCGTCTCGCGGTGATCGCATCCGCCTGCATCGCAGCACCATTGGCGGAGGAGTTCATCTTCCGCGGCTACATCTACCCAGTGCTCAAACGTTTCACCGAGCCTGTTTTCGCAGCGATTATCACCTCGGTCGTGTTCGCCATCATTCACAACAACCTCACGGGAATACCGGTGCTCGCTCTGCTCTCTCTTATTCTCGTGTTCAGCTACGAGCGCTCGGGCTCACTCTGGCTACCCATTTCCATTCACGCCGCGTTCAACAGCATCAACATCATGGGGATGCTGGCTGATTAA